The following are encoded together in the Chaetodon trifascialis isolate fChaTrf1 chromosome 3, fChaTrf1.hap1, whole genome shotgun sequence genome:
- the LOC139328707 gene encoding RNA-binding protein 5-like isoform X1, with the protein MGADRRLSRGERSGRYGSDGRRDDPEWQERRRGRDVERDYDHRWGDDRHRERRDSPEEQRGRKRRNSDRSDDEYDGDYPDQHYNMEQEEESKTIMLRGLPLNVTEEDIRSVLEQLPGPQPVEIRLMRKRRGISRGFAFVEFYRLQDSTRWMETNQNKLVIQGKSVALHYSNRRQNVENWLCNACGVFNFRKKLKCFRCGATKVERESPGSSGLNAESQQQGECIGDTIILRNIGPLSTVDGVLNVLASYANLSAGNIRLIKDKQTGQNRGFGFVQLSTPLEASQLLSVLQSLQPPLKLDGKTIGVDFAKSARKDAVQPDGIRATALSVASTAIAAAQWSSSQIQQGPGTTSDYITLPEAFAQQTQNYHLWQQQQQPEGSAAVMGDGLLGAAPDMRTSIPATTGVVISQAAQLYQPAIISQPALQSHLLVKTADAEQEAASVCTASLVAPAPSTAAATVCAAPTANTTAVVAPDSSAYQYDEPSGYYYNAQTGLYYDPSSQYFYNSETQQYLYWDSEKRTYVPAPAESDTSTEAASKETKDKKEKPKNKSAQQIIKDMARWAKSCNKQKESLKSSSQSLGPSKEEDRKESAAADAGFFLFEKKQMGGFDMPSLVTQQCKIPEQDTSAKSCLVAGYNGDGDAEESASDRAVYGEGKITDWKKMVCLLCRRQFPNKEALLRHQQLSDLHKQNLEIHRRSKLTEAELEELERKETELKYRDRAAERREKYGVPEPPAPKRKFYQPPTPTVNYEQPTKDGLTSDNIGSKMLQAMGWQEGKGLGRRQQGITTPISASLRTKGTGLGIKGSSYELSASDTYKDAVRKAMFSRFTEIE; encoded by the exons ATGGGAGCTGATAGACG GCTCAGTCGGGGTGAACGTAGTGGGAGATATGGTTCCGATGGGAGGAGAGATGATCCAGAGTGGCAGGAGAGACGACGAGGTAGAGATGTGGAGAGGGATTATGATCATCGCTGGGGTGACGATAGACATCGAGAGCGCAGAGACAGTCCAGAG gAACAAAGGGGCCGAAAACGGCGCAACAGTGACCGATCTGATGATGAATACGATGGGGATTATCCAGACCAGCACTACAACatggagcaagaggaggagagcaagaCTATTATGCTGAGGGGTCTCCCTCTGAACGTCACAGAGGAAGAT aTCCGCTCAGTGCTCGAGCAGCTGCCGGGACCACAGCCTGTGGAAATTCGCTTgatgaggaaaaggagag GTATAAGCCGAGGTTTCGCCTTCGTGGAGTTTTATCGCTTGCAAGATTCTACCCGATGGATGGAGACCAATCAG AACAAGTTGGTGATCCAGGGGAAAAGCGTTGCGCTGCACTACAGCAACAGGAGACAGAACGTTGAAAACTGGCTTTGCAATGCA TGTGGTGTGTTCAATTTCCGGAAGAAGCTGAAGTGTTTCAGGTGTGGAGCAACCAAAGTTG AGCGGGAGTCACCGGGATCGAGTGGTTTAAATGCTGAGTCTCAACAGCAAGGAGAGTGCATTGGAGACA CTATAATTTTGAGAAACATTGGCCCTCTTTCAACTGTTGATGGAGTTTTGAACGTGCTGGCCTCCTATGCCAACCTGTCAGCGGGCAACATCCGCCTCATCAAAGACAAGcaaacaggacagaacagaggCTTTGGCTTTGTTCAGCTCTCAACTCCGTTG GAGGCTTCTCAGCTGCTCTCCGTTCTCCAGAGCCTTCAGCCACCTCTGAAACTGGATGGAAAAACAATTGGGGTGGATTTTGCCAAGAGTGCGAGGAA GGACGCCGTGCAGCCTGATGGGATCAGAGCCACTGCGCTCTCTGTTGCCAGCACAGCCAtagctgctgctcagtggtCATCCAGCCAG ATACAGCAAGGTCCAGGTACCACCTCTGACTACATCACTCTTCCAGAGGCCTttgcacagcaaacacag AATTATCATctatggcagcagcagcagcagcctgaaggaTCAGCTGCTGTCATGGGAGATGGATTACTCGGAG ctgctccagACATGAGGACATCGATCCCAGCCACCACAGGTGTTGTCATATCCCAGGCGGCTCAACTTTACCAGCCTGCCATTATCAGCCAGCCTGCCTTACAG TCACATCTGTTAGTAAAGACCGCTGATGCAGAACAAGAGGCTGCAAGTGTCTGCACCGCATCGCTGGTCGCACCAGCAccttccactgctgcagctacCGTCTGTGCTGCTCCAACTGCTAACACGACAG CTGTCGTTGCCCCTGACTCCTCTGCATACCAGTACGATGAGCCTTCTGGTTACTATTACAATGCACAGACTGGCCTGTACTATGATCCCAGCAGCCAA TACTTCTACAACTCTGAGACTCAGCAGTACCTCTACTGGGACAGTGAAAAGCGGACGTACGTCCCTGCACCGGCTGAATCCGACACAAGCACAGAGGCAGCATccaaagagacaaaagacaaaaaagagaagCCCAAAAACAAGTCTGCACAGCAG ATCATAAAGGACATGGCACGCTGGGCAAAAAGCTGCAATAAGCAAAAAGAAAGTTTAAAGAGCAGTTCACAAAGCTTAGGACCGTccaaggaggaggacaggaaggagtcTGCAGCTGCCGACGCaggtttctttctctttgagaaAAAG CAGATGGGAGGTTTTGACATGCCGTCCCTCGTGACTCAACAATGTAAGATCCCAGAACAGGACACTTCAGCTAAG AGCTGTCTGGTTGCTGGTTACAACGGAGACGGCGACGCAGAGGAGAGCGCCTCGGATCGAGCAGTGTATGGAGAGGGAAAAATAACAGACTGGAAAAAGATGGTGTGCCTGCTGTGTCGACGGCAGTTCCCCAACAAAGAAGCTCTGCTGCGtcaccagcagctctctgacCTCCACAAG CAAAACTTGGAAATTCACAGAAGATCAAAACTCACAGAAGccgagctggaggagctggagaggaaagaaactGAG CTGAAGTACAGAGACCGAGCTGCTGAGCGAAGGGAGAAGTACGGCGTTCCTGAACCTCCTGCACCGAAGAGGAAGTTCTATCAGCCGCCAACCCCGACAGT AAACTATGAACAGCCCACCAAAGACGGCCTAACAAGCGATAATATCGGGAGCAAAATGTTGCAAGCAATGGGCTGGCAGGAAGGCAAAGGGCTGGGGCGCCGCCAGCAGGGCATCACCACTCCCATCTCG GCTTCATTAAGGACCAAGGGCACAGGCCTGGGTATTAAAGGAAGCTCATACGAACTCTCAGCATCTGACACCTACAAGGATGCCGTTCGTAAGGCCATGTTCTCGCGCTTCACTGAGATCGAgtga
- the LOC139328707 gene encoding RNA-binding protein 5-like isoform X2 yields MGADRRLSRGERSGRYGSDGRRDDPEWQERRRGRDVERDYDHRWGDDRHRERRDSPEEQRGRKRRNSDRSDDEYDGDYPDQHYNMEQEEESKTIMLRGLPLNVTEEDIRSVLEQLPGPQPVEIRLMRKRRGISRGFAFVEFYRLQDSTRWMETNQNKLVIQGKSVALHYSNRRQNVENWLCNACGVFNFRKKLKCFRCGATKVERESPGSSGLNAESQQQGECIGDTIILRNIGPLSTVDGVLNVLASYANLSAGNIRLIKDKQTGQNRGFGFVQLSTPLEASQLLSVLQSLQPPLKLDGKTIGVDFAKSARKDAVQPDGIRATALSVASTAIAAAQWSSSQIQQGPGTTSDYITLPEAFAQQTQNYHLWQQQQQPEGSAAVMGDGLLGAAPDMRTSIPATTGVVISQAAQLYQPAIISQPALQSHLLVKTADAEQEAASVCTASLVAPAPSTAAATVCAAPTANTTAVVAPDSSAYQYDEPSGYYYNAQTGLYYDPSSQYFYNSETQQYLYWDSEKRTYVPAPAESDTSTEAASKETKDKKEKPKNKSAQQIIKDMARWAKSCNKQKESLKSSSQSLGPSKEEDRKESAAADAGFFLFEKKMGGFDMPSLVTQQCKIPEQDTSAKSCLVAGYNGDGDAEESASDRAVYGEGKITDWKKMVCLLCRRQFPNKEALLRHQQLSDLHKQNLEIHRRSKLTEAELEELERKETELKYRDRAAERREKYGVPEPPAPKRKFYQPPTPTVNYEQPTKDGLTSDNIGSKMLQAMGWQEGKGLGRRQQGITTPISASLRTKGTGLGIKGSSYELSASDTYKDAVRKAMFSRFTEIE; encoded by the exons ATGGGAGCTGATAGACG GCTCAGTCGGGGTGAACGTAGTGGGAGATATGGTTCCGATGGGAGGAGAGATGATCCAGAGTGGCAGGAGAGACGACGAGGTAGAGATGTGGAGAGGGATTATGATCATCGCTGGGGTGACGATAGACATCGAGAGCGCAGAGACAGTCCAGAG gAACAAAGGGGCCGAAAACGGCGCAACAGTGACCGATCTGATGATGAATACGATGGGGATTATCCAGACCAGCACTACAACatggagcaagaggaggagagcaagaCTATTATGCTGAGGGGTCTCCCTCTGAACGTCACAGAGGAAGAT aTCCGCTCAGTGCTCGAGCAGCTGCCGGGACCACAGCCTGTGGAAATTCGCTTgatgaggaaaaggagag GTATAAGCCGAGGTTTCGCCTTCGTGGAGTTTTATCGCTTGCAAGATTCTACCCGATGGATGGAGACCAATCAG AACAAGTTGGTGATCCAGGGGAAAAGCGTTGCGCTGCACTACAGCAACAGGAGACAGAACGTTGAAAACTGGCTTTGCAATGCA TGTGGTGTGTTCAATTTCCGGAAGAAGCTGAAGTGTTTCAGGTGTGGAGCAACCAAAGTTG AGCGGGAGTCACCGGGATCGAGTGGTTTAAATGCTGAGTCTCAACAGCAAGGAGAGTGCATTGGAGACA CTATAATTTTGAGAAACATTGGCCCTCTTTCAACTGTTGATGGAGTTTTGAACGTGCTGGCCTCCTATGCCAACCTGTCAGCGGGCAACATCCGCCTCATCAAAGACAAGcaaacaggacagaacagaggCTTTGGCTTTGTTCAGCTCTCAACTCCGTTG GAGGCTTCTCAGCTGCTCTCCGTTCTCCAGAGCCTTCAGCCACCTCTGAAACTGGATGGAAAAACAATTGGGGTGGATTTTGCCAAGAGTGCGAGGAA GGACGCCGTGCAGCCTGATGGGATCAGAGCCACTGCGCTCTCTGTTGCCAGCACAGCCAtagctgctgctcagtggtCATCCAGCCAG ATACAGCAAGGTCCAGGTACCACCTCTGACTACATCACTCTTCCAGAGGCCTttgcacagcaaacacag AATTATCATctatggcagcagcagcagcagcctgaaggaTCAGCTGCTGTCATGGGAGATGGATTACTCGGAG ctgctccagACATGAGGACATCGATCCCAGCCACCACAGGTGTTGTCATATCCCAGGCGGCTCAACTTTACCAGCCTGCCATTATCAGCCAGCCTGCCTTACAG TCACATCTGTTAGTAAAGACCGCTGATGCAGAACAAGAGGCTGCAAGTGTCTGCACCGCATCGCTGGTCGCACCAGCAccttccactgctgcagctacCGTCTGTGCTGCTCCAACTGCTAACACGACAG CTGTCGTTGCCCCTGACTCCTCTGCATACCAGTACGATGAGCCTTCTGGTTACTATTACAATGCACAGACTGGCCTGTACTATGATCCCAGCAGCCAA TACTTCTACAACTCTGAGACTCAGCAGTACCTCTACTGGGACAGTGAAAAGCGGACGTACGTCCCTGCACCGGCTGAATCCGACACAAGCACAGAGGCAGCATccaaagagacaaaagacaaaaaagagaagCCCAAAAACAAGTCTGCACAGCAG ATCATAAAGGACATGGCACGCTGGGCAAAAAGCTGCAATAAGCAAAAAGAAAGTTTAAAGAGCAGTTCACAAAGCTTAGGACCGTccaaggaggaggacaggaaggagtcTGCAGCTGCCGACGCaggtttctttctctttgagaaAAAG ATGGGAGGTTTTGACATGCCGTCCCTCGTGACTCAACAATGTAAGATCCCAGAACAGGACACTTCAGCTAAG AGCTGTCTGGTTGCTGGTTACAACGGAGACGGCGACGCAGAGGAGAGCGCCTCGGATCGAGCAGTGTATGGAGAGGGAAAAATAACAGACTGGAAAAAGATGGTGTGCCTGCTGTGTCGACGGCAGTTCCCCAACAAAGAAGCTCTGCTGCGtcaccagcagctctctgacCTCCACAAG CAAAACTTGGAAATTCACAGAAGATCAAAACTCACAGAAGccgagctggaggagctggagaggaaagaaactGAG CTGAAGTACAGAGACCGAGCTGCTGAGCGAAGGGAGAAGTACGGCGTTCCTGAACCTCCTGCACCGAAGAGGAAGTTCTATCAGCCGCCAACCCCGACAGT AAACTATGAACAGCCCACCAAAGACGGCCTAACAAGCGATAATATCGGGAGCAAAATGTTGCAAGCAATGGGCTGGCAGGAAGGCAAAGGGCTGGGGCGCCGCCAGCAGGGCATCACCACTCCCATCTCG GCTTCATTAAGGACCAAGGGCACAGGCCTGGGTATTAAAGGAAGCTCATACGAACTCTCAGCATCTGACACCTACAAGGATGCCGTTCGTAAGGCCATGTTCTCGCGCTTCACTGAGATCGAgtga